One region of Sulfuriroseicoccus oceanibius genomic DNA includes:
- a CDS encoding M3 family metallopeptidase, with protein MADHPFLNEQLDIRWSQLNPEHIKGDLEAALEEARKNIDTLANLTKSGETLTYENTVGALDESTSSLSWAWGLVSHLTSVCDSDEIRKAQGEMIPVVTEFYSSIALNEGLWQTLKAYGESDAVDSLDAVRKRHVTETLAEFRESGADLDADSKQRLMEIESELATLTKTYSENVLDTTNEWEMLVDDERELAGLSESAKAAALASAVEKGQATEDNPRWRFTLHMPSYIPLMEQAENDKLRHEAWKAMCKVGASGDKDNSDLIWQILELRHEKAQLLGKAHFPDFTTSRRMAKTGEAALAFIDDLADRVRPAYREEMASLEKYRAAKLDEEVQPMQPWEVSYWSERRRREEYAFDDEQLRPYFEVNRVIDGMFELAQRLFGVEIKELPSTYLEDEGDLLPEGHYEVWHPEVKVFEIRDVDGDGSLRGIFYTDWHPRETKRGGAWMNTLKTGLPPIAGNERIPHIGLMCGNMSPAVGDKPSLLTHNEVETVFHEFGHLIHHLFGDVPVKGLNGISVPWDFVELPSQIMENFCWERASLDLFARHYETGEAIPEELFDKMRRARNYMEASAFIRQLSFGKLDLEMHLHFQKFKGRDLNEIDREILESYRVPMKTDSPTMLVRFTHLFGHSTGYAAGYYSYKWAEVLDADAFTRFLEEGVLNSETGLSFKDTILSKGNSEDVAKLYRDFMGRDPDPEALLRRGGLA; from the coding sequence ATGGCTGATCACCCATTCCTCAACGAACAACTCGATATCCGCTGGTCCCAGCTCAATCCAGAGCACATCAAGGGCGACTTGGAGGCTGCTCTCGAAGAAGCGCGCAAGAACATCGACACCCTCGCCAATCTGACCAAGAGCGGTGAGACGCTGACCTACGAAAACACAGTAGGCGCATTGGACGAGTCGACCAGTTCGCTGAGTTGGGCGTGGGGACTGGTGAGCCACCTGACCTCTGTATGTGACTCGGATGAGATCCGCAAGGCGCAGGGTGAGATGATCCCGGTGGTGACCGAGTTCTACAGCAGCATTGCGTTGAACGAGGGGCTGTGGCAGACGCTCAAGGCTTATGGTGAGTCGGACGCGGTGGATTCGCTCGACGCGGTGCGCAAGCGCCACGTGACCGAGACGTTGGCTGAGTTCCGCGAGAGCGGTGCCGACTTGGACGCCGACAGCAAACAGCGCTTGATGGAGATTGAGTCGGAGTTGGCAACGCTGACCAAGACGTACTCCGAGAACGTGCTGGATACCACCAACGAGTGGGAGATGCTGGTCGATGACGAGCGTGAACTGGCCGGGCTTTCGGAGTCGGCAAAGGCCGCTGCGCTGGCAAGTGCGGTGGAGAAAGGTCAGGCGACCGAAGACAATCCACGTTGGCGTTTCACGCTGCACATGCCGTCGTATATCCCGCTCATGGAGCAGGCTGAGAACGACAAGTTGCGCCATGAGGCTTGGAAGGCGATGTGCAAGGTCGGTGCGAGTGGAGACAAGGACAACAGCGACCTGATTTGGCAGATTCTTGAGCTGCGCCATGAGAAGGCCCAGTTGCTTGGTAAAGCGCACTTCCCAGATTTCACGACGTCGCGCCGGATGGCGAAGACGGGTGAGGCCGCGTTGGCATTCATCGATGATTTGGCCGACCGCGTGCGTCCTGCCTACCGCGAGGAAATGGCATCGCTCGAGAAGTATCGCGCCGCCAAGCTCGACGAGGAAGTCCAGCCGATGCAGCCGTGGGAGGTGTCGTATTGGAGCGAGCGTCGTCGCCGCGAAGAGTATGCGTTCGACGACGAGCAGTTGCGTCCGTACTTCGAGGTGAACCGCGTGATCGACGGTATGTTCGAGCTCGCCCAGCGTTTGTTCGGGGTGGAGATCAAGGAGCTGCCATCGACCTACCTCGAGGATGAAGGCGATCTATTGCCTGAAGGTCACTACGAAGTGTGGCATCCGGAGGTGAAGGTGTTTGAGATCCGCGATGTGGATGGCGACGGCAGCCTGCGCGGAATTTTCTACACTGACTGGCACCCGCGCGAGACCAAGCGTGGCGGTGCGTGGATGAATACATTGAAGACCGGCCTGCCGCCGATCGCTGGCAACGAGCGGATCCCTCATATCGGCCTGATGTGCGGCAACATGAGCCCGGCGGTTGGCGACAAGCCATCGCTGCTCACGCACAACGAGGTGGAGACTGTGTTCCACGAGTTTGGTCACTTGATCCACCATTTGTTCGGCGATGTGCCGGTGAAGGGGCTCAATGGCATCTCGGTGCCTTGGGACTTCGTCGAGCTGCCATCGCAGATCATGGAGAACTTCTGCTGGGAGCGTGCATCGCTCGACTTGTTTGCGCGTCACTACGAGACAGGCGAGGCGATCCCTGAGGAGTTGTTCGACAAGATGCGCCGCGCCCGTAACTACATGGAGGCGAGCGCGTTCATCCGTCAGCTTTCGTTCGGTAAGCTCGACCTTGAGATGCACTTGCACTTCCAGAAGTTCAAAGGGCGTGACCTCAACGAAATCGATCGCGAGATTCTTGAGTCGTACCGCGTGCCGATGAAGACGGACTCACCGACCATGCTGGTGCGCTTCACGCATTTGTTCGGTCACTCGACCGGCTATGCGGCGGGTTATTATTCGTACAAGTGGGCCGAGGTGCTCGATGCCGATGCGTTTACCCGATTCCTCGAAGAGGGCGTGCTGAACAGCGAAACCGGGTTGTCGTTCAAGGATACGATCCTGAGCAAGGGGAACTCGGAAGACGTGGCGAAACTTTACCGTGATTTCATGGGCCGCGATCCGGATCCGGAAGCGTTGCTGCGCCGCGGTGGTCTTGCCTGA
- the rlmN gene encoding 23S rRNA (adenine(2503)-C(2))-methyltransferase RlmN, giving the protein MTDKRPALCGLTRDELTAKLKEAGQPAYRAGQVLDWIYNKRVTSIDDMTNLPAPLRETLKENFVVSHADVVTVQGAKDKTRKILYRLNDGRFVESVLIPASPSLYGDRADRRTICVSSQVGCAYGCKFCASGLAGFTRNLDSGEIVSQLLATEAHTGEKINNIVFMGMGEPLANFKNLSKALEIINSHWGLNIGARHITVSTSGVAPVIKKLADIPIPVRLAISLHGATDEVRDRIMPVNSKWNIDALFESLEYWRSKKKQKITFEFILIDGINDSMDQAVELAKRAKQLDAKVNLIPYNTVDGLTWKRPSNNRCQTFRKMLATHGVPATLRLEKGHDIDAACGQLRLKEEEKHGISDKPAAQ; this is encoded by the coding sequence GTGACCGATAAGAGACCAGCCCTGTGCGGATTAACCCGCGACGAACTCACCGCCAAACTCAAAGAAGCCGGCCAGCCCGCCTACCGCGCAGGCCAGGTTCTCGATTGGATTTACAACAAGCGCGTCACGTCGATCGACGACATGACCAACCTGCCGGCTCCGCTGCGCGAAACGCTGAAGGAAAACTTCGTCGTCTCCCACGCCGATGTCGTCACCGTCCAGGGCGCCAAGGACAAGACCCGCAAGATCCTCTACCGTCTCAACGACGGACGCTTCGTCGAGTCGGTCCTCATTCCCGCCTCGCCGTCCCTCTATGGCGACCGCGCTGACCGCCGCACCATCTGTGTCTCATCCCAGGTCGGATGCGCCTATGGCTGCAAGTTCTGCGCCTCCGGCCTCGCCGGCTTCACCCGCAACCTCGACAGCGGCGAAATCGTCTCACAGCTTCTCGCCACCGAGGCCCACACCGGCGAAAAGATCAACAACATCGTCTTCATGGGCATGGGCGAACCCCTCGCCAACTTCAAAAACCTGTCGAAGGCTCTGGAAATCATCAACTCCCACTGGGGACTTAACATCGGCGCACGCCACATCACCGTCTCCACCTCCGGCGTGGCGCCCGTGATCAAAAAGCTCGCCGACATCCCAATCCCTGTCCGCCTCGCCATCTCGCTCCACGGTGCCACCGACGAAGTACGCGACCGCATCATGCCGGTGAACTCAAAGTGGAATATCGATGCCCTCTTCGAATCGCTCGAATACTGGCGCTCGAAGAAGAAACAAAAGATCACCTTCGAGTTCATCCTCATCGACGGCATCAACGACTCGATGGACCAGGCCGTCGAACTCGCCAAACGCGCCAAGCAGCTCGACGCCAAGGTCAACCTCATCCCTTACAACACCGTCGATGGCCTGACCTGGAAACGCCCGTCCAACAACCGTTGCCAGACATTCCGCAAAATGCTTGCCACCCACGGCGTCCCAGCCACCCTTCGTTTGGAAAAGGGGCACGACATCGACGCCGCTTGCGGTCAACTCCGCCTCAAAGAAGAGGAAAAGCACGGCATCAGCGACAAACCGGCCGCGCAGTAA
- a CDS encoding ion transporter: protein MSESDLLALMQQKSVASWRMQLARWIESTFLQRFIIAVILLNSAVLGLETFPGIMAEHGATLKWIDRTCLAIFVLELGIKMAAYRQLFWRNGWNWFDFLVVAVALVPGSGPLAILRTFRVFRVLRLLTALPALRRVVAAFLHSIPGLTGVIMIMAIFFFTAGVLATHLFGSAFPHWFGNLGESLYSLFQIMTLESWSMGIARPVMDVYPWAWAFFIPFIVIATFTILNLFIGIIVSTMQELSELPDPDLTSKDVEHILERMENDMASLRKMVKRSK, encoded by the coding sequence ATGAGCGAGTCCGACCTCCTTGCCTTGATGCAGCAAAAATCCGTCGCCAGCTGGCGCATGCAACTCGCGCGCTGGATCGAATCCACGTTCCTGCAGCGGTTCATCATCGCCGTCATTCTGCTCAATTCCGCGGTGCTCGGGCTCGAAACCTTCCCCGGCATCATGGCCGAACACGGAGCCACGCTGAAATGGATCGACCGCACCTGTCTCGCCATCTTCGTGTTGGAACTCGGCATCAAAATGGCAGCCTACCGCCAACTCTTCTGGCGCAATGGCTGGAACTGGTTCGACTTCCTCGTCGTCGCCGTCGCGCTCGTCCCTGGCAGCGGCCCGCTCGCCATCCTGCGTACCTTCCGCGTCTTCCGTGTGCTGCGCCTACTCACCGCACTGCCCGCCCTGCGCCGCGTCGTCGCCGCATTCCTCCACTCGATCCCCGGCCTCACCGGCGTGATCATGATCATGGCGATCTTTTTCTTCACCGCAGGCGTGCTCGCCACCCATCTCTTCGGCAGCGCCTTCCCCCACTGGTTCGGCAACCTGGGAGAGAGCCTCTATTCCCTCTTCCAGATCATGACGCTGGAAAGCTGGTCCATGGGCATCGCCCGCCCCGTGATGGATGTCTATCCATGGGCCTGGGCCTTCTTCATCCCGTTCATCGTCATCGCCACGTTCACCATCCTCAACCTCTTCATCGGGATCATCGTCTCCACCATGCAGGAACTCAGCGAACTGCCAGATCCCGACCTCACCAGCAAGGACGTCGAACACATCCTCGAACGGATGGAAAACGACATGGCCTCGCTGCGCAAAATGGTCAAGCGCTCTAAGTGA
- the argB gene encoding acetylglutamate kinase — protein sequence MNADNDPSLEEHIRKAAVLVEALPYMQSFRGETFLIKVGGSAMDNLDLLRSLMRDIVFLEAVGVNPVVVHGGGKAISAAMARQGLEPVWASGLRVTDSASIEVVAKTLEDEVNPMLVEMLLRYGGKTAGVKGRSMLTGERAVGHDDDGNEVDLGFVGNVTGCNADAVRDLVEREVVPVVSPLASEVGTGLPLNVNADLAAAAMAKELGVSKLIYLSDVRGLLRDPSDPSTLIPSVTRAGTEALIEDGIIKGGMIPKVRSAADSIEHGVGKVHMIDGRIPHALLLEVFTNVGIGTEILA from the coding sequence ATGAACGCTGACAACGATCCATCGCTCGAAGAACACATCCGGAAAGCCGCCGTTCTGGTGGAAGCCTTGCCCTACATGCAGTCGTTTCGGGGCGAGACCTTCCTGATCAAAGTCGGTGGCAGTGCCATGGATAACCTGGATCTGTTGCGCAGTTTGATGCGCGACATCGTTTTCCTGGAGGCCGTGGGGGTGAACCCGGTCGTGGTGCACGGCGGCGGCAAGGCGATCTCTGCCGCCATGGCGCGTCAGGGGCTCGAGCCAGTCTGGGCGTCGGGTCTGCGCGTGACTGACTCCGCGTCGATCGAAGTGGTGGCCAAAACATTGGAAGACGAAGTGAACCCAATGCTGGTGGAAATGCTTCTTCGTTACGGCGGCAAGACCGCCGGCGTGAAAGGCCGCTCGATGCTCACCGGCGAGCGGGCGGTGGGACACGATGACGACGGCAATGAGGTGGACCTCGGGTTTGTCGGTAACGTGACCGGATGCAATGCCGATGCCGTGCGCGATTTGGTCGAGCGCGAGGTGGTGCCTGTGGTGAGCCCGCTGGCGTCCGAAGTGGGCACCGGTTTGCCGTTGAATGTGAATGCGGATTTGGCTGCGGCGGCGATGGCGAAGGAGCTTGGCGTATCGAAGCTGATTTACCTTAGCGACGTCCGCGGATTGCTGCGCGATCCATCGGATCCATCGACGCTGATTCCAAGCGTCACCCGTGCCGGGACCGAGGCGTTGATCGAGGACGGTATCATCAAAGGCGGCATGATCCCGAAAGTGCGCTCCGCAGCTGATTCGATCGAGCATGGCGTGGGCAAAGTGCACATGATCGACGGACGCATTCCGCATGCGTTGTTGCTTGAGGTCTTTACCAACGTCGGTATCGGCACCGAGATTTTGGCCTAG
- a CDS encoding excinuclease ABC subunit UvrB produces the protein MDVNFQLASDYQPQGDQGPAIEKLVKSIEQGNRHQTLLGVTGSGKTFTMANVIARINKPTLVISHNKTLAAQLYSEFKSFFPNNAVEYFVSYFDYYQPEAYIPRSDTYIEKDSAVNEEIERHRLSAMGALLTRKDVLVVASVSCIYGLGSPDDYQNMMVPVHVGMELERDEFLRRLVDMLFERNDISFERGKFRVRGDVVDVHPAESENEAVRVEFFGDEIDRISIFDPLTGNVLQRVESYTFSPAKQFVTSAEKMKKAAVSIRKELDERVAWFEKNQKFLEAQRIRQRTEYDLEMMKEMGFCQGIENYSRHLTFREPGARPYTLLDFFQGDFLTLIDESHASVPQIGGMYEGDRSRKSVLVEHGFRLPSAMDNRPLRFEEFMEMSNRLLYVTATPGPFELLNSRVGQTGYLPVSKSQVPPNERDGFEPPLFKVEHAGLRGSGADVPVEQFNVRTPGMPLVVEQIIRPTGLVDPEVEIKPLRGQIDETMALCRDRILRGERVLVTTLTKRTAEDLTDYLVDLDFRVRYIHADVDAIERVEILRSLRAGECDVLIGINLLREGLDLPEVSLVCVLDADKEGYLRSATSLIQTAGRAARHVNGRVVLFADQVTGSMQQLLDATAYRRARQLEHNEKHGIVPQSVKRGDQKSLQLYRTDDTPDPRVADSEGEQNASREDVMQVIADLQSEMREASVALEFERAALLRDQIAELKSSYQIKD, from the coding sequence ATGGACGTGAATTTCCAACTGGCATCAGACTACCAGCCGCAGGGGGACCAGGGGCCGGCGATCGAGAAACTGGTCAAATCGATCGAGCAGGGCAACCGCCACCAGACACTGCTCGGCGTGACCGGATCCGGCAAGACGTTCACGATGGCCAATGTAATCGCCCGCATCAACAAACCGACGCTGGTGATTTCCCATAACAAGACGCTCGCGGCGCAGCTGTACTCCGAGTTCAAGAGCTTCTTCCCCAACAACGCGGTCGAGTACTTCGTGTCGTACTTCGATTACTACCAGCCCGAGGCGTATATCCCGCGCTCGGATACCTATATTGAGAAGGACTCGGCGGTGAACGAGGAGATCGAGCGCCACCGATTGTCTGCGATGGGGGCGTTGCTCACGCGCAAGGATGTGCTGGTGGTGGCGTCGGTATCGTGCATCTACGGATTGGGCTCACCGGACGACTACCAGAACATGATGGTGCCGGTGCATGTGGGGATGGAATTGGAGCGCGATGAGTTTTTGCGTCGTCTGGTGGACATGTTGTTTGAGCGCAATGACATCTCATTTGAGCGCGGTAAGTTCCGTGTGCGGGGCGATGTGGTGGACGTGCACCCGGCGGAATCGGAAAACGAAGCGGTGCGTGTGGAGTTTTTCGGCGACGAGATCGACCGGATTTCGATTTTTGATCCGTTGACGGGCAATGTGCTGCAGCGGGTGGAGTCGTACACATTTTCTCCGGCCAAGCAGTTCGTGACGTCGGCGGAGAAGATGAAGAAAGCCGCGGTGTCGATCCGCAAGGAGTTGGACGAGAGGGTGGCGTGGTTTGAGAAGAACCAGAAGTTTCTCGAAGCCCAGCGGATCCGCCAGCGCACCGAGTACGATCTCGAGATGATGAAGGAGATGGGGTTTTGCCAGGGGATTGAGAACTATTCGCGCCACCTGACCTTTCGTGAGCCGGGCGCGCGGCCGTACACGCTGCTTGACTTCTTCCAAGGCGATTTTCTTACGCTGATCGATGAATCGCACGCTTCGGTGCCACAGATCGGCGGAATGTATGAGGGCGACCGCAGCCGCAAGAGCGTGCTGGTTGAGCATGGGTTCCGTTTGCCTTCGGCTATGGACAACCGGCCGCTGCGTTTTGAGGAGTTCATGGAGATGAGCAACCGCTTGCTCTACGTGACCGCCACACCGGGGCCGTTCGAGTTGCTCAACTCGCGGGTCGGGCAAACGGGCTACCTGCCGGTATCGAAGTCACAGGTTCCCCCGAACGAGCGGGATGGATTCGAGCCGCCCTTGTTCAAGGTCGAGCACGCCGGGCTGCGCGGCAGCGGGGCGGATGTACCGGTTGAGCAGTTCAACGTGCGCACACCGGGGATGCCATTGGTGGTCGAGCAGATCATTCGCCCGACGGGGCTGGTGGACCCAGAGGTGGAGATCAAGCCCTTGCGCGGGCAGATCGACGAGACGATGGCGCTGTGTCGCGATCGTATTTTGCGCGGCGAGCGGGTGTTGGTGACCACATTGACCAAGCGCACCGCCGAGGATCTCACCGACTATTTGGTCGATTTGGATTTCCGTGTCCGTTACATCCACGCCGATGTGGATGCGATCGAGCGGGTGGAAATCCTGCGCTCGCTGCGTGCCGGCGAGTGCGATGTCTTGATCGGGATCAACTTGCTGCGGGAAGGGCTCGACCTACCGGAGGTGTCTCTGGTTTGCGTGCTCGATGCCGACAAGGAAGGCTATTTGCGCTCGGCCACGTCGTTGATTCAGACTGCGGGGCGTGCGGCGCGTCACGTGAACGGCCGGGTGGTGTTGTTTGCGGACCAAGTGACGGGATCGATGCAGCAGTTGCTGGATGCGACGGCGTACCGACGGGCGCGCCAACTCGAGCATAACGAGAAGCACGGCATTGTCCCGCAGTCCGTGAAGCGTGGCGACCAGAAGAGTTTGCAGTTGTACCGCACCGACGACACACCGGATCCGCGTGTGGCCGATAGCGAAGGTGAACAAAACGCGAGCCGCGAGGATGTGATGCAAGTGATTGCGGACCTGCAGTCTGAGATGCGCGAGGCCTCGGTGGCGCTCGAGTTCGAGCGGGCCGCGTTGTTGCGCGATCAGATTGCCGAGTTGAAGAGCAGCTATCAGATCAAGGACTAG
- a CDS encoding trypsin-like peptidase domain-containing protein: protein MQDTFKRILISVAIFLAATGAIYLLHFQQESYSFFDFLQGKRPPQQQSEQYTTATGPAVDRAEVPGLASLNDEIAKLTRAVMPSVVSIETSTPDPNANIFHRPRNTRPDQGSGFIVTREGHVITNYHVVKEKQNIRIHVSTNDEQHKMYPAIIVGATEKLDIAVLKIQSERDDFPALKLGNSDAVHVGEVVFAIGNPYGLQKSVTQGNVSALDRRISDGGPAYMQTSAPINPGSSGGPLINIVGEVIGINSIVVRGTAEQPAQGIGFAIPANDANMALTSIMDKGAPVLGYAGLAFNDIPSEIREQNPKVNGVYITQVFANSPAEDARLLPLDVITRYQGQPVTSRRQLARLIHGTEPGTEVTIEIIRRNQQHSVNLTVANLADRNVVAELPSDQSAAEPSGNHNAERTFLKRFGVTVGPVFKANIAGVKVEKLREGSKTALSIEVDDFITGVNDTTVSSPAEFYRAVLNARNDGRIELRIIRRGRLVRAIFEPPY, encoded by the coding sequence ATGCAGGACACCTTCAAACGCATCTTGATCTCCGTTGCCATCTTCCTGGCCGCAACCGGTGCGATCTACCTCCTTCACTTCCAGCAAGAGTCCTATTCCTTCTTCGACTTCCTGCAAGGCAAGCGCCCACCGCAGCAGCAGTCCGAGCAATACACCACCGCCACCGGCCCTGCCGTGGACCGCGCCGAGGTTCCGGGCCTCGCCAGTCTCAACGACGAGATCGCCAAGCTGACCCGTGCCGTGATGCCGTCGGTCGTATCCATTGAAACCTCCACCCCGGATCCCAACGCCAACATCTTCCACCGCCCGCGCAACACGCGTCCGGATCAAGGCTCCGGCTTCATCGTCACCCGCGAAGGCCACGTCATCACCAACTACCACGTCGTTAAAGAAAAGCAGAACATCCGCATCCACGTCTCCACCAACGACGAACAACACAAGATGTATCCTGCCATCATCGTCGGCGCGACGGAGAAACTCGACATCGCCGTGCTCAAGATCCAATCGGAGCGCGACGATTTCCCCGCACTCAAGCTCGGCAACTCGGACGCGGTCCACGTCGGTGAGGTCGTCTTCGCCATCGGCAACCCATACGGCCTGCAAAAATCCGTCACCCAGGGCAATGTCTCCGCCCTCGACCGCCGTATCTCCGACGGCGGCCCCGCCTACATGCAAACCAGCGCCCCGATCAACCCAGGCAGCTCGGGCGGGCCACTGATCAACATCGTGGGTGAGGTCATCGGCATCAACTCCATCGTCGTCCGCGGTACCGCCGAACAACCCGCCCAGGGCATTGGGTTCGCCATTCCCGCCAATGACGCCAACATGGCGCTCACCTCTATCATGGACAAAGGCGCACCTGTCCTTGGCTACGCTGGCTTGGCATTCAATGACATCCCATCCGAAATCCGTGAGCAGAACCCGAAAGTCAATGGAGTCTACATCACCCAGGTTTTCGCCAACTCCCCAGCCGAAGATGCGCGCCTGCTGCCGCTGGACGTGATCACCAGATACCAGGGCCAGCCGGTCACCTCGCGCCGCCAACTTGCACGTCTCATCCACGGCACCGAACCCGGCACGGAAGTCACCATTGAGATCATCCGCAGAAACCAACAGCACAGCGTCAACCTCACCGTAGCCAATCTGGCCGACCGCAATGTCGTCGCCGAACTCCCAAGCGACCAGTCCGCCGCGGAACCATCCGGCAACCACAACGCGGAGCGTACCTTCCTCAAGCGCTTCGGCGTCACCGTTGGTCCCGTCTTCAAAGCCAATATCGCCGGAGTCAAAGTCGAAAAACTGCGCGAAGGCAGCAAAACCGCTCTCTCCATCGAAGTCGACGACTTCATCACCGGAGTCAACGACACCACCGTCAGCTCACCCGCCGAGTTCTACAGAGCCGTGCTCAATGCCCGCAATGACGGCCGGATCGAACTGCGCATCATCCGCCGCGGGCGCCTCGTCCGCGCCATCTTTGAGCCACCTTATTGA
- a CDS encoding OmpA family protein has product MHTRHTAPQRQAGSAKLGIAIFLTLFIASVAWFFLVTLPSMQEPETGPESTIPEQVAELQTPETEAPASEPAEVTEAPAPAPEPTPPAEPEIKPLAPSEFVQRFAEAINQADNKSVDQLLARAALDAEALAPLQAALTNGKWTLVPESPVVELGRTPRIIRWAVLLQDRDDPTTVDRVELDFAADEESATGWSLARVRMASVERSASSVAMNDRLEHTRSLGALDHARRFVDALLALDIEKARSLVDSSRVSDAKLAGLCLIFEEGQFALTANKPMVATVAKENVAWFLVRVFSPSSDVDSQFGLVMKRTADQWTVSEVNLDRLLSFYAEQFGNGDRYYTPIIENPKGGDLIVLYFGFDDAELAPRTMRQLAIVANALKSDPNRKVRITGHTDALGTDNYNETLSAKRAAAVRLAFIKLGLEPDQVEIEAAGASQPRRENFLPDGRDNPQGRKANRRAEIYLDF; this is encoded by the coding sequence ATGCACACCCGCCACACCGCACCGCAACGCCAAGCCGGCTCCGCAAAGCTCGGCATCGCGATTTTTCTGACACTTTTCATCGCTAGTGTCGCCTGGTTCTTCCTCGTCACTCTGCCGTCGATGCAAGAGCCTGAAACGGGACCTGAATCGACCATTCCTGAGCAGGTCGCTGAACTCCAAACACCGGAAACCGAGGCTCCGGCATCCGAGCCTGCAGAGGTCACCGAAGCTCCCGCCCCCGCTCCCGAACCAACGCCGCCAGCCGAGCCTGAGATCAAGCCATTGGCACCATCCGAGTTCGTTCAGCGTTTTGCCGAAGCCATCAACCAGGCCGACAACAAATCCGTCGATCAATTGCTCGCCCGGGCAGCTCTCGATGCCGAGGCACTCGCCCCACTCCAAGCCGCGCTGACCAATGGTAAGTGGACACTCGTTCCTGAGTCGCCGGTGGTCGAACTCGGCCGAACCCCACGCATCATCCGCTGGGCCGTCCTGCTCCAGGACCGCGACGACCCAACCACCGTCGACCGCGTGGAACTCGACTTTGCCGCCGATGAAGAGTCCGCCACCGGCTGGTCGCTCGCCCGCGTGCGCATGGCCAGCGTCGAACGCTCCGCCAGCTCAGTCGCCATGAACGACCGCCTCGAGCACACCCGCAGCCTTGGCGCACTCGACCACGCACGCCGCTTCGTCGATGCCCTGCTCGCCCTCGACATCGAAAAAGCCCGCTCGCTGGTGGACTCGTCACGTGTCAGCGATGCCAAGCTCGCCGGCCTCTGCTTGATCTTCGAAGAGGGGCAGTTCGCCCTCACCGCCAACAAGCCGATGGTAGCCACCGTCGCCAAAGAAAATGTGGCGTGGTTCCTCGTTCGTGTGTTTTCCCCGTCTTCTGATGTGGACTCGCAGTTCGGGCTGGTGATGAAACGTACTGCCGACCAGTGGACCGTCTCGGAAGTCAACCTGGACCGCCTCCTCTCCTTCTATGCCGAGCAGTTCGGCAACGGCGACCGCTACTACACCCCGATCATCGAAAATCCAAAAGGCGGTGACCTCATCGTGCTCTACTTCGGCTTCGACGACGCCGAACTCGCACCACGCACCATGCGCCAACTCGCCATCGTCGCCAACGCGCTGAAGTCAGACCCGAACCGCAAAGTCCGCATCACCGGCCACACCGACGCCCTCGGCACCGACAACTACAACGAGACCCTCTCCGCCAAACGCGCCGCCGCAGTGCGCCTCGCGTTCATCAAACTCGGCCTCGAACCCGACCAGGTAGAGATCGAAGCCGCCGGCGCCTCCCAGCCACGCCGCGAAAACTTCCTCCCCGACGGCCGCGACAACCCACAAGGCCGCAAAGCCAACCGCCGCGCCGAAATCTACCTCGATTTCTAA
- the folP gene encoding dihydropteroate synthase, whose protein sequence is MNWSLPSATLDLSPHAPGLIMGILNVTPDSFSDGGAHVGIDAALAHAREMLTAGAGIIDVGGESTRPGAAEVETNEEIARTAPVVAALRAELPSSTLLSIDTRKAAVAEAALAAGADIVNDVSGLTHDPRMLEVCAQSNAGIVIMHMQGSPESMQDAPRYDDVVAEVRAFFQQQLKTCEAAGITADRIVFDPGIGFGKAHEHNLRLLAHLDTLAPANRPILLGVSRKSVIARILGDTDLSKRLWPTVALTSHARRQNVLIHRVHDVQENHHALRMTEAILSAR, encoded by the coding sequence ATGAACTGGTCTCTTCCGTCCGCCACACTCGACCTTTCGCCCCACGCTCCCGGGCTGATCATGGGCATCCTCAATGTCACGCCGGACTCGTTTTCCGACGGCGGAGCCCATGTCGGGATCGACGCCGCATTGGCCCACGCCCGCGAAATGCTCACCGCAGGGGCCGGCATCATCGACGTAGGAGGCGAGTCCACCCGCCCCGGTGCCGCGGAAGTCGAGACCAACGAGGAAATCGCCCGCACCGCCCCCGTCGTCGCCGCCCTCCGTGCGGAACTACCCAGCTCCACGCTGCTCTCGATCGACACCCGCAAAGCCGCCGTCGCCGAAGCCGCACTCGCCGCCGGCGCCGACATCGTCAACGACGTCAGCGGACTCACCCACGATCCCCGCATGCTCGAAGTCTGCGCCCAAAGCAACGCCGGCATCGTCATCATGCACATGCAAGGGTCACCGGAATCCATGCAGGACGCCCCACGCTACGACGACGTCGTCGCTGAGGTGCGCGCGTTTTTCCAGCAACAACTCAAAACCTGCGAGGCTGCCGGGATCACCGCCGACCGCATCGTCTTCGACCCGGGCATCGGCTTCGGCAAAGCCCACGAGCACAACCTTCGCCTGCTCGCCCACCTCGATACCCTCGCACCGGCCAACCGCCCGATCCTCCTCGGAGTCTCACGCAAAAGTGTCATCGCCCGCATCCTCGGCGACACCGATTTGTCCAAGCGACTGTGGCCCACCGTCGCGCTCACCTCGCACGCCCGCCGCCAAAACGTCCTCATCCACCGCGTCCACGACGTGCAGGAAAACCACCACGCCCTGCGCATGACCGAAGCCATCCTCAGCGCACGGTAA